One window of the Pogoniulus pusillus isolate bPogPus1 chromosome 38, bPogPus1.pri, whole genome shotgun sequence genome contains the following:
- the SNX19 gene encoding sorting nexin-19 isoform X3, whose protein sequence is MPVSGPGGRSGRAPGRLLLPGLAMPSRKLRGVRRVLLALAAALGWLLALQLLVDLRALGLLCGLLAALGGWLGPRVLSPPGRRLRLERFVRSLQPQPRCPGAEERLEREISSTVHKVVRDFVASWYRTVSSEPAFEVEVEKAMTGLAEELRRRMGQVDRQALAHRLLLLCGHHLQSYLQAREALRASPAGGRTLWQEYSRLAGPHPALRSPAAEVGYARAAVEALLRALVPWPHLETRTGRFVVVELVTCNVLLPAVRKMADPDWINLLLIGAFSKKPRAEKPPPAPPVPDSLPFTVQTDTAPARLSPTPRVMEVPRQEAGAASQKGEDLSSSLCPPEEPFLHPRALGNLFPCEGLELESPAPDAGQDMDLLAPSPAGEFPDESLQDTSNVLEGPENGVGDLEEGTATNSDAGLLPTSAFAPSSCPDIQIDPAVEKEAESPSVARKSSSQRPSSLGKDLGAAEGPPQTPADSRQALPLLTSSPTASINTFSFEPLSSPDGPVVIQNLRITGTITAREHSGTGFHPYTLYTVKYDTALEGESTGSLQQMAYHTVNRRYREFLNLQTRLEEKPELRKFLKNIKGPKKLFPDLPFGNMDSDKVEARKSLLESFLKQLCAVPEIANSEEVQEFLALNTDARIAFVKKPFVVSRIDKIVVNAIVDTLKTAFPRSEPQSPTEELSESEVDGKSQTDGKKANKSRLRFSSSKITPVLSVSEAHDRILYSIREGSAVSGTLSLAAMESFLQKQEKLLEAIPSKVPEGEEGREVKESSMQEDIDGLSTSEHGTRADTDPDSETALADLALDVLRLLLLDHWSWLCTENIQRICNLLFGTLIQRCLETHRMVRVGSGLWRWSPTILLKQGHPQLLAQDHSVQVTSESLQRRRMHSLSGQPAPGLQQ, encoded by the exons ATGCCAGTGTCCGGCCCTGGTGGCCGTTCGGGCAGAGCCCCGGGGAGGCTCCTCCTGCCCGGCCTCGCCATGCCGAGCCGGAAGCTGCGAGGGGTCCGCCGGGTGCTGCTGGCGCTGGCGGCCgcgctgggctggctgctggccctgcagctgctggtggaCCTGCGggcgctggggctgctctgcggGCTGCTGGCAGCGCTGGGCGGCTGGCTGGGCCCCCGAGTTCTCAGTCCCCCTGGCCGGCGGCTGCGACTGGAGCGTTTTGTCCGCtcgctgcagccccagccccgctgccCGGGCGCCGAGGAGCGGCTGGAGAGGGAGATCAGCAGCACCGTCCACAAAGTGGTGCGGGACTTCGTGGCCTCCTGGTACCGCACCGTCAGCAGCGAGCCAGCCTTTGAGGTCGAGGTGGAGAAGGCCATGACCGGCCTGGCCGAGGAGCTGAGGCGGCGCATGGGGCAAGTGGACCGCCAGGCCCTGGCTcaccgcctcctcctcctctgcggCCACCACTTGCAGAGCTACCTGCAGGCCCGCGAAGCCCTGAGGGCCAGTCCAGCCGGTGGCAGGACCCTGTGGCAGGAGTACAGCCGGCTGGCAGGGCCGCACCCTGCCCTCCGCAGCCCCGCAGCTGAGGTGGGCTATGCCCGGGCTGCGGTGGAGGCGCTGCTGCGGGCCCTGGTGCCGTGGCCCCACCTGGAGACGCGGACGGGTCGCTTCGTGGTGGTGGAGCTGGTCACCTGCAACGTGCTGCTGCCGGCCGTCAGGAAGATGGCTGATCCTGACTGGATTAACCTGCTGCTCATCGGCGCTTTCTCCAAGAAGCCCCGGGCTGAGAAGccacctccagcacccccagtgcCTGATTCCTTGCCCTTCACGGTGCAGACGGAcactgcccctgccaggctgtccCCTACTCCGAGGGTCATGGAGGTTCCCagacaggaggctggagctgctagTCAGAAGGGAGAGGACTTGTCGAGTAGTCTGTGTCCCCCAGAAGAGCCTTTCCTCCATCCCCGAGCCCTGGGAAACCTCTTTCCCTGCgagggtttggagctggagtcCCCTGCACCCGATGCTGGCCaggacatggatctgctggcaCCATCACCCGCAGGGGAGTTCCCTGATGAGTCTCTCCAGGACACCTCTAACGTGCTGGAGGGACCAGAAAATGGTGTGGGGGATCTGGAGGAAGGCACTGCCACCAACTCAGATGCTGGCCTGCTTCCCACCTCTGCTTTTGCACCGAGCTCCTGCCCTGACATCCAGATCGACCCAGCGGTTGAGAAGGAAGCGGAAAGCCCAAGTGTTGCCAGGAagtcctcctcacagagacCCTCCAGCTTGGGGAAAGAtctgggagcagcagaaggtCCACCACAAACCCCTGCAGactccaggcaggctctgcccctgctcacaTCCTCCCCAACGGCTTCCATCAACACCTTCAGCTTTgagcccctcagcagccccGACGGGCCGGTTGTCATCCAGAACCTGCGCATAACCGGGACCATCACTGCCCGAGAGCACAGTGGCACTGGCTTCCACCCCTACACCCTCTACACTGTCAAG TatgacacagccctggagggggagagcacaggcagcctccagcaAATGGCTTACCACACCGTGAACCGCCGCTACCGCGAGTTCCTCAACCTGcagaccaggctggaggagaagccgGAGCTTCGCAAGTTCCTGAAAA ATATCAAAGGCCCAAAGAAGCTGTTCCCTGACCTCCCATTTGGAAACATGGACAGTGATAAAGTGGAAGCCAGAAAAAGCCTGCTAGAGTCTTTCCTGAAG CAACTGTGTGCAGTCCCTGAGATTGCAAACAGTGAGGAGGTGCAGGAGTTCTTGGCCCTCAACACCGACGCCAGGATCGCGTTCGTCAAGAAGCCCTTTGTTGTCTCCAGGATAGACAAG ATCGTGGTCAATGCCATTGTGGACACTTTGAAGACAGCATTCCCCAggtcagagccacagagccccACGGAGGAGCTGAGTGAGTCTGAAGTGGATGGGAAGTCTCAGACAGATGGGAAGAAGGCAAACAA GTCCAGGCTGAGATTCTCCTCCAGTAAAATTACTCCAGTGCTGAGTGTGAGTGAAGCTCATGACAGGATCTTGTACTCTATCAGGGAAGGAAGTGCT GTCTCTGGTACCCTGTCTCTGGCTGCTATGGAGTCCTTCCTCcagaagcaggagaagctgctggaggcCATCCCCAGCAAGGTtcctgaaggagaggaaggcagagaagtTAAGGAAAGCTCCATGCAGGAGGACATAGATGGACTGAGCACATCGGAGCATGGGACACGTGCAGACACAGACCCTG aCTCTGAAACAGCTTTGGCTGACCTGGCCCTGGATGTGCTtcgtctgctgctgctggatcacTGGAGCTGGCTGTGCACAGAGAACATCCAGAGGATCTGCAACCTGCTCTTTGGGACACTCATTCAAAG